In Rheinheimera sp. MM224, one DNA window encodes the following:
- a CDS encoding parallel beta-helix domain-containing protein: protein MNKSTLTLIALVPLAFFAGYYLTSTATVAPVYTAEVSYSGGTAASGNAKKSVLNSMATGTIHAVKDGQLIMDAVKAAKPGDVIQVWPGNYTETVYIDKDNIRLSGVIVEGKRPRLFGDGHLNDAILYSGNNIVIENFLITKYKGNGIMGQAGNNFEIRNNIIEDTGVYGIFPQLGENGIVEHNVVSGIEDAAIYVGMSDHIHVANNEVFDSVAGIEIENSRHAIVENNFVHNNTGGILAFVTPGLPIKDTVDVIIRNNWISNNNTKNFGAEGSMVAGIPAGTGILIMAADKVIIEDNLILGNKTAAIIITDHQNAPNTTLDPESDPTPDEIMILNNMMYNNGYDTVPEAKVLLATELKQGNPDIVRVGGSNNSCINNPQQYISAGVSDWPACAFSNTDTIVNYLLDEPAAPRSVDVKDKGKYAYLGICTGCHAYTGRLIGPPVQVIQSLYMDDPKALAAYIANPIKKREDYPAMPKQDYLDEETRQAVALYMLSVKN, encoded by the coding sequence ATGAATAAAAGTACGCTCACCTTAATAGCTTTAGTTCCGCTGGCATTTTTTGCCGGCTATTACCTGACATCCACAGCCACTGTAGCTCCTGTGTACACAGCTGAAGTCAGCTATAGCGGCGGTACAGCGGCCAGCGGCAACGCCAAAAAATCAGTACTCAATAGCATGGCTACCGGCACTATTCATGCGGTTAAAGATGGACAGTTGATTATGGATGCAGTCAAAGCGGCCAAGCCGGGCGATGTGATCCAGGTCTGGCCCGGCAATTACACCGAAACTGTGTATATCGACAAAGATAATATCCGTTTAAGCGGCGTGATAGTTGAAGGTAAACGACCACGTTTATTTGGTGATGGTCATTTAAACGACGCCATTTTGTATTCGGGCAATAACATAGTGATTGAGAACTTTTTGATCACTAAATACAAAGGCAACGGCATTATGGGCCAGGCCGGTAATAACTTCGAAATCCGCAATAATATTATTGAAGATACAGGGGTTTATGGTATTTTCCCGCAGTTGGGCGAAAACGGCATAGTTGAACATAACGTGGTGTCCGGCATTGAAGATGCCGCCATTTATGTCGGCATGAGCGATCATATTCATGTGGCGAACAACGAAGTATTCGACAGTGTGGCCGGTATTGAAATTGAAAACAGCCGTCATGCCATAGTGGAAAATAACTTTGTGCATAACAACACAGGCGGCATCCTGGCTTTTGTCACCCCTGGTCTGCCAATTAAAGACACCGTGGATGTGATTATCCGCAATAACTGGATCAGCAATAACAACACCAAAAACTTTGGTGCTGAAGGTTCTATGGTGGCAGGTATTCCGGCTGGTACCGGTATCCTGATTATGGCCGCCGACAAGGTGATTATTGAAGACAACCTGATCCTGGGTAATAAAACGGCAGCCATCATTATTACTGACCATCAGAATGCGCCTAATACCACTTTGGATCCGGAGTCAGATCCGACACCTGATGAAATCATGATTTTAAACAACATGATGTACAACAATGGCTACGACACTGTGCCTGAAGCCAAGGTATTACTGGCCACTGAGCTGAAACAAGGCAATCCGGATATAGTGCGGGTGGGGGGGAGCAATAACAGTTGTATCAATAACCCGCAGCAGTATATCAGTGCCGGAGTCAGTGACTGGCCAGCTTGTGCGTTCAGCAATACAGATACCATAGTGAACTATCTGTTGGATGAACCGGCCGCACCCCGTAGTGTGGATGTCAAAGACAAAGGCAAATACGCTTACCTTGGTATTTGTACTGGCTGCCACGCCTATACAGGGCGTTTAATTGGCCCACCTGTACAAGTGATCCAGTCCTTGTATATGGATGATCCTAAAGCGCTGGCGGCTTACATTGCCAACCCGATTAAAAAACGTGAAGACTATCCGGCTATGCCAAAACAGGATTATCTGGACGAAGAAACCCGTCAGGCCGTAGCGCTTTATATGTTGTCGGTGAAGAATTAG
- the purH gene encoding bifunctional phosphoribosylaminoimidazolecarboxamide formyltransferase/IMP cyclohydrolase, giving the protein MNAARPIRRALLSVSDKTGIVEFARALAAQGVELLSTGGTAKLLAEQGIAVTEVSDYTGHPEIMDGRVKTLHPKVHGGILARRGMDEAVMATNNIKPIDLVVVNLYPFANTVAKAGCTLEDAIENIDIGGPTMVRAAAKNHNDVTIVVNAADYDKVLAEMAANAGSTTHATRFSLAISAFEHTAQYDGMIANYFGTMLAAYGDEDAKPSKFPRTFNAQFVKKQDLRYGENSHQSAAFYVENSNQEASIASATQLQGKELSYNNIADTDAALECVKEFDEPACVIVKHANPCGVAIGDDILAAYERAYKTDPTSAFGGIIAFNRELDAKTAEAIVSRQFVEVIIAPSATASAAAVVSAKPNVRLLVCGEWESKTTGFDIKRVNGGVLVQDRDQKMVGLDDLKVVSKRQPTADELRDLLFCWKVAKYVKSNAIVYANDSMTIGVGAGQMSRVYSAKIAGIKAADENLEVKGSVMASDAFFPFRDGIDAAAAAGIKAVIQPGGSMRDAEVIAAADEHGMTMIFTGVRHFRH; this is encoded by the coding sequence ATGAACGCAGCTCGTCCAATCCGTCGCGCCTTATTAAGCGTGTCTGATAAAACCGGTATAGTTGAATTTGCCCGTGCTTTAGCCGCCCAGGGTGTGGAGTTGTTATCCACAGGCGGTACAGCCAAGTTATTGGCAGAACAAGGCATAGCTGTCACTGAAGTGTCTGATTACACAGGTCACCCGGAGATTATGGACGGCCGCGTGAAAACGCTGCATCCAAAAGTACATGGTGGCATTCTGGCCCGCCGTGGTATGGATGAAGCTGTAATGGCAACAAACAACATCAAGCCAATAGATTTAGTAGTAGTGAACCTGTATCCGTTCGCCAACACAGTGGCCAAAGCAGGTTGTACTTTAGAAGACGCCATCGAGAATATCGACATTGGCGGCCCGACTATGGTGCGTGCTGCGGCAAAAAACCATAACGACGTCACTATTGTGGTCAACGCGGCCGATTACGACAAAGTGTTAGCAGAGATGGCTGCGAATGCAGGTTCTACTACTCATGCTACCCGTTTTAGTTTAGCCATCAGCGCTTTTGAGCATACAGCCCAATACGACGGTATGATTGCCAACTACTTCGGTACCATGTTAGCCGCTTACGGTGATGAAGACGCCAAGCCAAGCAAATTCCCACGCACTTTTAACGCACAGTTTGTGAAAAAACAAGACTTACGTTACGGTGAAAACAGCCACCAGAGCGCGGCTTTTTATGTGGAAAACAGCAATCAGGAAGCATCAATCGCCAGCGCTACTCAGCTACAGGGCAAAGAGCTGTCGTACAATAATATCGCCGACACAGACGCCGCTTTAGAGTGTGTGAAAGAATTCGACGAACCAGCTTGCGTCATCGTCAAACACGCTAACCCTTGTGGTGTAGCTATTGGCGACGATATTCTGGCTGCTTATGAGCGCGCTTATAAAACAGACCCGACTTCTGCTTTTGGTGGCATTATCGCTTTTAACCGCGAATTAGATGCTAAAACTGCTGAAGCTATTGTCAGCCGTCAGTTTGTTGAAGTGATTATCGCGCCAAGCGCTACAGCTTCAGCTGCTGCTGTGGTGTCAGCCAAACCAAACGTGCGTTTACTGGTGTGTGGCGAATGGGAAAGCAAAACCACTGGTTTTGATATCAAACGTGTCAACGGTGGTGTGTTGGTACAAGACCGTGACCAGAAAATGGTCGGTCTGGATGACTTAAAAGTAGTGTCCAAACGCCAGCCTACTGCAGATGAATTACGTGACTTATTGTTCTGCTGGAAAGTCGCTAAATATGTGAAATCTAACGCCATTGTTTATGCCAACGACAGCATGACTATTGGGGTGGGTGCAGGCCAGATGAGCCGCGTGTACAGTGCTAAAATCGCCGGTATCAAAGCGGCTGACGAAAACCTGGAAGTCAAAGGTTCAGTCATGGCATCAGATGCGTTTTTCCCGTTCCGCGATGGTATTGATGCCGCAGCTGCTGCAGGTATCAAAGCCGTGATCCAACCAGGTGGCTCTATGCGTGATGCAGAAGTGATAGCGGCTGCTGACGAGCACGGCATGACAATGATCTTCACTGGCGTGCGTCATTTCCGTCACTAA
- the fis gene encoding DNA-binding transcriptional regulator Fis — protein sequence MFNQNVTSPFITNAHVQTQEKPQPLSNAVQKAVANYLQQLNGQDVNDLYELVLSELEKPLLEEVMKYTRGNQTRAANLMGINRGTLRKKLKQYGMS from the coding sequence ATGTTTAATCAAAACGTGACTTCGCCATTTATCACCAACGCCCATGTTCAAACGCAAGAAAAACCGCAGCCTTTAAGCAACGCGGTACAAAAAGCGGTGGCGAACTACTTACAACAACTGAACGGTCAGGACGTAAACGACCTGTACGAATTAGTGTTGTCCGAATTAGAAAAGCCGTTATTAGAAGAAGTGATGAAATACACTCGCGGCAACCAGACCCGCGCTGCCAACCTGATGGGCATCAACCGCGGTACTCTGCGTAAGAAGCTGAAACAATACGGCATGAGTTAA
- the dusB gene encoding tRNA dihydrouridine synthase DusB, whose translation MAGVTDYTFRELCRRFGAGLAVSEMMSSNPLVWQSEKSLNRMTHQNESGLRSVQIAGSDPDQMAEAAVFNVEHGAQIIDINMGCPAKKVNKKLAGSALLQYPDLVQQIIQAVVQAVTVPVTLKIRTGWDIEHKNGVQIAQIAQDNGIVALAVHGRTKACMYKGEAEYDTIRAIKQNVSIPVIANGDITTPEKARFVLDYTGADAVMIGRAAQGRPWIFREVVHYLQTGEHLASPSTSEVRDILLEHVRGLHQLYGEVPGSRIARKHVGWYLAEHDSEGMFRSEFNGIEQAQQQLDTLEVYFEQLLAAT comes from the coding sequence ATGGCTGGAGTGACGGATTACACTTTTCGTGAGCTTTGCCGTCGTTTTGGTGCAGGTTTAGCTGTATCAGAAATGATGTCGAGCAACCCTTTGGTCTGGCAAAGTGAAAAATCGCTAAATCGTATGACTCACCAAAACGAATCTGGTCTTCGATCGGTGCAAATTGCCGGTTCAGATCCAGATCAGATGGCTGAAGCTGCTGTGTTTAATGTTGAACATGGCGCCCAAATCATCGACATCAATATGGGATGTCCGGCTAAAAAGGTGAATAAAAAACTGGCTGGTTCGGCGCTATTACAGTATCCGGATTTAGTGCAGCAGATTATTCAGGCCGTAGTTCAGGCAGTAACAGTACCGGTGACGTTAAAAATCCGTACTGGCTGGGACATCGAACATAAAAATGGCGTACAGATAGCGCAAATTGCGCAGGACAACGGCATTGTGGCTTTAGCGGTTCATGGCCGCACTAAAGCTTGTATGTATAAAGGAGAGGCGGAGTACGACACTATCCGCGCTATTAAACAAAATGTGTCTATCCCGGTGATTGCCAATGGCGATATCACCACGCCGGAAAAAGCCAGATTTGTATTGGACTATACCGGAGCAGACGCGGTCATGATTGGCCGGGCAGCTCAGGGCAGACCCTGGATTTTTCGTGAAGTGGTGCACTATCTGCAAACTGGTGAACACCTGGCTTCGCCTTCAACGAGCGAGGTCAGGGATATTTTGCTGGAGCATGTCCGTGGCTTACACCAGTTATATGGTGAGGTGCCTGGCTCACGTATTGCCCGCAAACATGTGGGTTGGTACCTGGCCGAGCATGACAGCGAAGGCATGTTTCGCAGTGAATTTAATGGTATCGAGCAAGCCCAACAGCAGTTGGATACCTTAGAAGTGTATTTCGAGCAATTACTAGCAGCAACCTAA
- a CDS encoding copper chaperone PCu(A)C, which yields MKTWIVAALLSLSSTVTLAEVLVTDATVREMLPGRSMTAGYFSISNQNNVAAELISASSPQFGSIELHQHSHKDGMMKMEQVQSVVVAAGEQVHFQPGGLHLMMFDAKTSITTGQKIPLRLTFKDGQSIEVQASVSAIPTH from the coding sequence ATGAAGACGTGGATAGTTGCTGCATTATTGAGTCTGAGTAGCACTGTGACTCTGGCCGAAGTTCTGGTGACAGATGCTACAGTTCGGGAGATGTTACCGGGCCGCAGTATGACCGCAGGTTATTTTAGTATCAGTAATCAAAATAACGTAGCAGCAGAGCTGATCAGCGCCAGTAGCCCTCAGTTTGGCTCCATTGAACTGCATCAACACAGCCATAAAGATGGCATGATGAAGATGGAGCAGGTGCAGTCTGTGGTGGTGGCAGCCGGTGAGCAGGTGCATTTTCAGCCTGGTGGTTTGCATCTGATGATGTTTGATGCCAAAACCAGCATCACTACAGGCCAGAAAATCCCGTTGCGTTTAACCTTTAAAGACGGCCAATCCATCGAAGTTCAGGCTTCGGTTAGCGCAATTCCAACTCACTAG
- a CDS encoding DUF2333 family protein has protein sequence MNRFRIVSLTVLFVFILGYGTAWWASSEPELFDVKDLSAELSPEHQQTVGYTTTSALIRVLETLLTKNAGFISNDVMPPFSMLDNMPAWELGALEMSRDLALALRKDLSRSQSQSIENQYLKLAQPMLNIDHRSWAVPAAEAEYQQAIKQLSLYRTALLDPAKTDSQFYTRADNLRDWLKNVEKRLGSYSQRLSVSVGQDRLNTDLAGDKNARQSTVTAESNRIKTSWWSIDDEFYEARGACWALLHLLKAIELDFADVLTNKNAMISLRQIVRELEATQQPVWSPMILNGRGFGFMANHSLVMANYISRANAALLDLTELLAQG, from the coding sequence ATGAACAGATTCAGGATCGTCAGTTTAACCGTGCTGTTCGTTTTTATTTTAGGTTACGGCACAGCCTGGTGGGCCAGCAGTGAACCCGAGCTGTTTGATGTAAAAGATTTATCGGCCGAACTTAGCCCGGAACATCAGCAAACTGTGGGATACACCACCACAAGTGCGCTTATTCGGGTACTCGAAACTCTGCTGACTAAAAATGCCGGTTTTATCAGTAACGATGTGATGCCACCTTTTTCTATGCTGGACAATATGCCGGCCTGGGAGCTGGGCGCTTTGGAAATGTCGCGTGATTTAGCTTTGGCACTTCGCAAGGATTTAAGCCGCTCTCAGTCGCAGTCTATTGAAAATCAATACTTAAAACTGGCGCAGCCTATGCTCAATATTGATCATCGCAGCTGGGCAGTACCAGCAGCAGAAGCTGAATATCAGCAGGCCATTAAACAATTGTCTTTGTATCGTACTGCGTTATTAGACCCCGCTAAAACTGACAGTCAGTTTTATACCAGAGCGGATAACCTGCGTGATTGGTTAAAAAACGTGGAAAAACGCCTTGGCAGCTACAGCCAGCGTTTGAGTGTCAGTGTTGGCCAGGACAGATTAAACACAGATTTGGCTGGTGATAAAAATGCCAGACAATCGACTGTGACTGCTGAATCCAACAGAATTAAAACCAGTTGGTGGAGTATAGATGATGAGTTTTATGAGGCACGTGGTGCTTGCTGGGCTTTGTTACATCTATTAAAAGCGATAGAATTGGATTTCGCCGACGTGTTAACCAACAAAAACGCGATGATTAGCTTACGCCAGATTGTCCGTGAACTGGAAGCGACACAACAGCCGGTTTGGAGTCCAATGATTCTGAATGGCCGGGGTTTTGGCTTTATGGCAAACCACAGTCTGGTGATGGCGAATTATATCTCCAGGGCCAATGCGGCTCTGTTGGATTTAACTGAATTATTAGCGCAAGGATAA
- a CDS encoding TIGR04219 family outer membrane beta-barrel protein, with protein sequence MKKSVLSMVAVAVLAVPAAMADTIGGVYLGADLHFADAKGGFGQTGNQQDFDFDDKNLSSFYIKVEHPVPLLPNIKLQRNSLSSKGNTTLNRTFVFDDQIFAVGTDVAQDVDLSNIDATFYYEILDNDLVSLDLGVTAKYIDGDITVATQGQSATQDLSAVIPMGYLYGSFGLLGTGTKVFAEVNYVSYDGSSLSDMQFGIAYELIDSLAIDLALKAGVKKTKLELDDIDNVDADLTFDGAFISAELHF encoded by the coding sequence ATGAAAAAGTCTGTATTAAGTATGGTAGCTGTCGCGGTGCTGGCTGTTCCGGCAGCAATGGCGGATACCATTGGTGGTGTATACCTTGGTGCTGATCTGCATTTTGCCGACGCCAAAGGTGGTTTTGGCCAGACTGGTAACCAGCAGGACTTTGATTTTGACGACAAGAATTTAAGCAGCTTTTATATCAAAGTTGAACATCCGGTACCTTTGTTACCGAATATCAAGTTGCAACGTAACAGCTTAAGCTCCAAGGGTAATACCACTTTAAACCGGACCTTTGTGTTTGATGATCAAATTTTTGCTGTAGGCACTGATGTTGCTCAGGATGTGGATTTATCTAACATTGACGCCACTTTTTATTATGAAATTCTGGACAATGATTTAGTCAGCCTGGATTTAGGTGTCACAGCCAAATACATAGATGGCGATATTACTGTTGCGACTCAAGGTCAAAGTGCAACCCAGGATTTGTCTGCTGTCATTCCTATGGGTTACCTGTACGGTAGTTTTGGTTTATTAGGCACAGGCACCAAAGTTTTTGCTGAAGTGAATTATGTTAGCTACGACGGCAGTTCTTTGTCTGATATGCAGTTTGGTATAGCTTATGAATTGATCGATTCATTGGCTATTGATCTGGCTTTAAAAGCCGGTGTCAAGAAGACCAAACTGGAACTGGACGACATTGATAACGTAGACGCAGATTTAACCTTCGACGGTGCTTTTATTTCTGCTGAACTGCATTTCTAA